A window of the Cheilinus undulatus linkage group 21, ASM1832078v1, whole genome shotgun sequence genome harbors these coding sequences:
- the hid1a gene encoding protein HID1 has translation MGSTDSKLNFRKAVIQLTTKTQPVEATDDAFWDQFWADTTTTVQDVFALVPAAEIRAVREESPSNLATLCYKAVEKLVQGAESGCPTEREKQVILNCTRILTRILPYIFEDQDWRGFFWSTVPGAGRAGTDELDDDDGARPLAESLLLAIADLLFCPDFTVHSHKRGPDSVENMQSIDSCEYIWEAGVGFAQSPPLNYIHDLNRTELLRLLLTCFSEAMYLPPSTDTGVLNPWVTFFCSTENRHALPLFTSLLNVVCAYDPVGYGIPYNHLLFSDYREQLVEQAVQILIVTLEHDGGVPHRPPSPSSMEEQESTGPENLFVNYLSRIHREEDFDFILKGLARLLTNPLTQTYLPNSTKKIQFHQELLVLFWKLCDFNKKFLFFVLKSSDVLDILVPILYYLNDARADQSRVGLMHIGVFILLLLSGERNFGVRLNKPYSVHVPMDIPVFTGTHADLLIVVFHKIITTGHQRLQPLFDCLLTIIVNVSPYLKSLSMVAANKLLHLLEAFSTSWFLFSAAQNHHLVFFLLEAFNNIIQYQFDGNCNLVYAIIRKRNVFHQLANLPSDPASIQKALQRKRKSPDVISRTSSQETVSMEGSHPAVPAEPGTLKASLVAMPGIDKLTEKSQVSEDGTMVSVPKTDSLQADQSAAAGTSDTESNSGRDNEDVFYTEAEMERRRLSSASSTSFWAPTPDWVVSWKCKLPLQTIMRLLQVLVPQVEKICIDKGLTDESEILKFLQHGTLVGLLPVPHPILIRKYQANAGTAMWFRTYMWGVVYLRNVDPPIWYDTDVRLFEIQRM, from the exons CCAGTGGAAGCCACAGACGATGCTTTCTGGGACCAGTTCTGGGCAGACACTACCACTACGGTCCAGGATGTTTTTGCACTGGTGCCAGCTGCAGAGATAAGAGCTGTTCGAGAGGAGTCTCCCTCAAATTTAGCAACCCTCTGCTATAAG GCTGTAGAGAAGCTCGTGCAGGGTGCAGAGTCTGGTTGCccaacagagagggaaaagcaGGTGATCCTTAACTGCACTCGCATCCTCACCCGTATCCTTCCCTACATCTTTGAGGACCAGGACTGGAGGGGATTCTTCTGGTCGACGGTGCCAGGAGCAGGGCGGGCTGGG ACAGATGAGCTCGATGACGACGATGGAGCTCGACCTTTGGCTGAGTCGCTGCTCCTGGCCATCGCTGACCTGCTATTCTGCCCTGACTTCACCGTGCACAGTCATAAGAGGGGCCCT GACTCTGTAGAGAACATGCAGTCTATAGACAGCTGTGAGTACATCTGGGAGGCAGGGGTTGGCTTTGCACAGTCTCCTCCTCTGAACTACATCCATGATCTGAACAG GACCGAGTTGTTGAGACTGTTGTTAACCTGCTTCTCCGAGGCCATGTACCTTCCCCCTTCAACGGACACCGGCGTGCTCAACCCCTGGGTGACATTCTTCTGCTCCACAGAGAATAG ACATGCCCTGCCTCTGTTCACCTCCCTGCTCAATGTGGTGTGCGCCTATGATCCAGTGGGCTACGGCATCCCGTACAACCACCTGCTCTTCTCTGACTACCGTGAGCAGCTGGTGGAGCAGGCTGTGCAGATCCTTATTGTGACGCTGGAGCATGATGGAGGGGTTCCCCACCGGCCACCATCCCCGTCCAGCATGGAGGAACAAGAG TCTACAGGCCCTGAAAACCTATTTGTGAATTATTTGTCAAGGATTCACAGGGAGGAG GACTTTGACTTTATCTTGAAAGGTCTTGCCCGTCTGCTCACTAACCCTTTGACCCAGACCTACCTGCCCAACTCTACCAAAAAGATCCAGTTTCACCAAGAGCTGCTGGTGCTTTTCTGGAAGCTTTGTGACTTTAATAAG AAGTTCCTGTTTTTTGTCCTGAAAAGTAGTGATGTGCTGGATATTTTGGTTCCTATCCTCTACTACCTGAATGATGCCAGGGCTGACCAGT CCCGTGTTGGACTCATGCACATTGGTGTGTTTATTCTGCTACTGCTGAGCGGGGAAAGGAACTTTGGTGTACGTTTAAATAAGCCCTACTCCGTACATGTGCCCATGGACATCCCGGTGTTCACAGGCACTCATGCTGACCTGCTAATAGTG gTGTTCCACAAGATTATCACCACAGGCCATCAGCGGCTGCAGCCTTTGTTTGACTGCCTGCTCACAATCATCGTTAACG TGTCCCCATATCTAAAGAGCCTCTCCATGGTGGCAGCCAATAAACTGCTCCACCTGCTGGAGGCCTTCTCCACCAGCTGGTTCCTGTTCTCTGCAGCTCAGAATCATCACCTTGTCTTCTTCCTTCTTGAGGCTTTTAACAATATCATCCAGTACCAGTTTGATG GAAATTGCAACCTAGTGTACGCCATTATCCGCAAACGTAATGTTTTCCACCAGCTAGCCAACCTGCCGTCCGATCCCGCTTCCATCCAGAAGGCCttacagaggaagaggaagtcTCCAGATGTCATTTCTCGCACCAGCTCCCAGGAGACCGTTTCCATGGAGGGTTCTCACCCTGCTGTGCCGGCAGAGCCAGGGACACTAAAGGCCAGCCTGGTCGCTATGCCAG GCATTGATAAACTGACTGAGAAGTCCCAGGTATCTGAAGATGGCACCATGGTGTCAGTTCCAAAGACAGACTCCCTACAGGCGGACCAAAGTGCAGCTGCTGGGACCAGCGATACAGAGTCCAACTCAGGCAGAGACAATGAA GATGTTTTCTACACTGAGGCAGAAATGGAGAGAAGACGTTTGTCCAGTGCATCCTCAACATCGTTTTGGGCTCCCACACCAGACTGG GTTGTTTCCTGGAAGTGTAAACTACCCCTTCAGACTATCATGCGACTTCTGCAAGTGCTAGTTCCCCAGGTGGAGAAGATCTGCATTGACAA GGGTCTGACAGATGAATCAGAGATCCTGAAGTTTCTGCAGCATGGCACATTAGTGGGTCTGCTGCCAGTTCCTCACCCCATCCTCATCAGAAAGTATCAGGCCAACGCTGGCACCGCCATGTGGTTCCGCACTTACATGTGGGGTGTTGTGTATTTGCG CAACGTGGACCCTCCTATCTGGTACGACACTGACGTCCGCCTTTTTGAGATTCAGAGGATGTAA